From one Caldichromatium japonicum genomic stretch:
- a CDS encoding DUF350 domain-containing protein, which yields MTETLASLWQALTSGLPLLLWHLALTLGLLLAGISLYTKLTPFREYELIRQGTLAAGLTLGAAWIALAIPLAVTLATSQFWLDILLWGMVAVAIQLLTFGVCVLVARDLPAAIAADNRAAALHLAGVQLAVALLNAGAMAG from the coding sequence GTCTGCCCCTCTTGCTGTGGCACCTGGCACTTACTCTCGGCCTATTGCTCGCCGGTATCTCCTTGTATACCAAGCTCACGCCCTTTCGCGAATATGAGCTGATCCGCCAAGGCACACTCGCAGCTGGCCTGACCCTGGGTGCTGCCTGGATCGCGCTGGCCATCCCTTTGGCCGTCACCCTTGCCACCAGCCAGTTTTGGCTCGACATCCTGCTCTGGGGGATGGTGGCCGTAGCGATCCAATTACTGACCTTTGGCGTGTGTGTCCTAGTTGCACGCGACCTGCCGGCGGCCATCGCTGCAGACAACCGCGCTGCTGCCTTGCATCTGGCCGGAGTGCAACTAGCCGTGGCCCTCCTCAATGCCGGGGCTATGGCCGGCTAG